CCCCTACACAAATACTTTTTTATCCCGCCTACATGTAAAGTAAGACTCCCACTCTCCAATTTAAGTGATGCAATAAGGAAGAAGGAAATCAACTACCCATGAAAGCTCGATTGGTTCAACTCTAATTGTTTGAAGTTTTACCTATTAATAACGATTGTAAGTTCATCGTATGTGAAAGTAAAAAGTTATTCAACTATGTTGCTCAGAGGTTACTTATGACCGTTTGGTAAGAACTTTAAAATTTCATCAATATACTTTGATAAAGTCGCCACAGATACCCCATATTGCTGAGCTATCTCTTTTTTTGTAACCTTGAGCATTCGAGATGAACGAAATAAAAAATCATTCGCTCCTGCAATAGCTGCTGGATTTGTAAAACGATAATTGCTGTTAAGTGCCTGCTCACAGAGAACAAACCACATTTGAAACATTGGTGCAATGAGGGCCGTAAGCTTACCATACTGTTCTAATAAAATTTCTGGCACACTTACTGCTCGTAAAAAACTAGCCTCAACCTTGTTTTTCATATCAAAGTGATGACCAAGTGCATATGCTAAGAATAACTTTTCAAACGAACCATATTGCTCAACGTCTATCCATTTGGGATGTGCAATAATTTCTTGCTTATGCGCTGTACAGCTCAATAAAAACAAACCAAAAATACGCTCACTAGTATAATTACTCTCTAGTTTTTCTACAATATAATCACGGTCATGCTCTAATGCATCGAGCTCATAAACATTTTCCTGTTCACGCCAAGGTTCAAAGCCCTCTTTGTCCGGATCTAGCTCTAATAGTTGCTCCCAAGCACTCTTAGAAATTTCCTTATGTCCTGAGAAGTATGCCGCATGGGATAACCAAAAATAAAAGCCAGCATCCCCTATATAACCACGTTTTTGCATACTACGTAACCATTTAAAGGCCAAATCATATTGCCCAACTAACGCTAATGTTGCACCTAGCTTGTAGCGATGTTCCCAAGTGTAAGGCTGGATTTTAACAAGTACATTTAATAGGTCCTTTAATTCTTCTTCATTTTTTTCATAATATGCAATAACGGTTAAATTACACAACGCATGTAAATTCCCCTTATTTTCACGCAAGACAGTGTTTAAAAGTGCCTTTGCCTGTTCTGCCTCACCAACATAAAAATAGGCAAGTGCTAAATTATTATAAGCTGACCAAAAATCTGGTCGATCTTCAATTAACTCTTCTAGAATATTAATAGCTTCGGGGAAGTCCCCTTTTTCCATACAACGCCTCGCCTGTTCCTGTCGATATAAATCCTCGCCAGTACCATCTAGCTCCTCAAAATCATCCTGCTCAAAAGCAACGAATTCTAATATTTCTGCCGCCTCATCTGCATAGGCACCATCTGGCTCTTTTTGCAAATATTGCTCCGCAAAGCGTTTAGCATCTTGTATCATACCAACACATCCTGAAACCTCAGCCATATAAAAAATGATTTCTAGATTCTCTGGATCAATTTGATAGGCATGACGAAGAAGATCATACGCTTCCTCGAAACGTTGACCCTCTAACTCCACGATTGCCAATTGCAATAAGATCATTGGATCATCTGGACTTAGATCTACCGCACGCTGTAAATATTTATAAGCTTTATTCATTTGTCCACTATTCATTGCTTGAATTGATTTTTTATAATAATAGTCGCCTGTTGGAATGAACGACACGACATTCGTTAGATTTTCTTTTTGATGTTTCTTTTCCAAAATATTTCCTCCGAAACAAGAAATAAGGAACGTTTTTCACGTTCCTTTACACAGTAAACTTTATTATACCATACAATTAGCAATATGCTGTTATTTCTCTTCGTGACGTTTTTCTAACACATGTAAAACATCATAAACGCTTACTTTTTGTTCTTGCAGTAGTACTAATAAATGGTAAAGTAAATCGGCTGCTTCCCATTTAACCTCTTCTGCATCTCGATTTTTTGCACCAATAACAACTTCCGTTGCCTCTTCCCCGACCTTTTTACAAATTTTATCGATTCCTTTATCGAATAAATATGTAGTATATGCGCCTTCTGGCATTTCTTGTTCACGTTTTGCAATAACGTTAACAAGCTTAGAAATAATCTCAACAGAGCCAACCTTCGTATTTTGCTGAATAAGCTTTGTAAAGCAGGACGTTGTGCCATTATGACAGGCTGGACCAGCAGGGAGTACCTCTACAACTAACGCATCTCCATCACAGTCAGCTTTCATGGACACTACTTTTTGTGTATGACCACTAGTTGCCCCCTTGTGCCAAAGCTCCTGACGTGAACGTGAGTAGAACCATGTTTCACCTGATTCAAGTGTTTTTTTCAGCGATTCTTTATTCATATAGGCTACAGTTAATACTTCTTTTGTATTGGCATCTTGCACAACTGCAGTGACAAGTCCTTTATCATCAAATTTAATGCTGTCTATCATCTTACCGCCACTCCTTTTTCACGTAAGTATTCTTTTACTTGCGCTACGCTCGTTTCTTTGTAATGAAAGATCGATGCGGCAAGAGCTGCATCTGCATCAACATCATCCGCTAATACTTCGTAAAAATGCTCGGCATTCCCTGCACCACCACTAGCAATAACAGGAACTGTCACAGCCTCTCTCACTGCCTTAGTTAAGGCTAAATCAAAACCTGATTTTTCACCGTCCTGATTCATGCTCGTTAATAAAATTTCTCCAGCGCCCAAGCGAACCGCTTCCCTTGCCCACTCTGTTGCTTGCCAACTAGTTTTGTTGCGACCACCATGCGTATAAACCATCCATGTGCCGTCTTCATCACTATAGCGCGCATCAATAGCAACAACAATACATTGGGCACCAAAAAAGTCAGATCCTTCTTTAATAAGCTCAGGTCGCTCTAAAGCAGAAGTATTGACTGATACCTTATCAGCGCCTGCACGTAAAATGCGTTTCATATCGTCCAATGTGCGAATTCCACCACCTACTGTAAATGGAATAGCAAGTGTCGCTGCGGTTTGTCGCACGACATCCACCATTGTTTCACGTCCTTCATGTGAGGCAGAGATATCAAGAAAAACAAGCTCATCTGCCCCCTGTTCATCATAAAACTTGGCTAGCTCTACTGGGTCGCCCGCATCTCGTAAAGACACAAATTGCACTCCCTTTACAACTCGCCCCTCTTTCACATCCAGACATGGAATAATACGCTTTGTTAGCATGAAGCCACCCCCTTCAACCATTGCTGTAATAAAAACACACCTAGCTCACCTGATTTTTCTGGATGAAACTGCATTCCCGTTACTGAGCCAGTAGCAACAATACCCGGAACCCATATCCCATGATAATCTGCATAGGCGACAAGCTCTGTTTCATTTATATCTGTTGCATAAAAGGAGTGAACAAAATACACATGCTTCGCTGGTGGCAACGCTGTTAGCCAAGTTGGACGATTAGTCATGATTAGCTCGTTCCAGCCCATATGTGGTACTCGATATGCCTGACCATCATTCACACCAGCAAAACGTTTGATGCTACCTTTGAAAAATCCTAAGCCTTTTGTCGCTGTCACCTCTTCACTTTCCTCAAATAGCAACTGCATGCCTAAGCAAATACCCAGCAGTGGACGATTGTCTGCTTTTACCCTTTGTAAATAGCCATCTAATTTTGTCTCAGCAAGTCGTTTCATAGCATCTGGAAATGCTCCAACACCTGGTAATAAAAGGGCATCTGCTTTATCCAATGCTTTTTCATCAGCCGTAACAACCACCTCACAGCCAAGTCGTACTAATGCTTGCTCTACACTAAATAAATTACCCATACCATAATCGATCACACCTATTTTCACGTTAACAGCCCCTTAGTTGATGGCACACCTTTAACACGTGGATCAATTTCCACTGCTGCATCAATCGCGCGTGCTAACGCCTTAAAAATTGCCTCTATAATATGATGTGTATTCTGTCCATATGGTACAATGACGTGAACATTCATTCTTGCTTCTAGAGCAAATTTCCATAAAAACTCATGAACTAATTCTGTATCAAAGCTACCCACTTTTTCTTTTAATTGCGGTACGCGGTATTCTAAATGTGGACGATTAGAGCAATCTACAACAACCTGTGCTAACGCATCATCCATTGGTACAAATGCTGTGCCATAGCGTTTAATGCCTTTTTTATCACCAAGTGCTTCACGAATCGCTTGTCCTAGTACGATTCCAAGGTCCTCTGTAGTATGATGATCGTCAATGTAAGTATCACCATTCGCTTGAATTGTTCCATCAAAAAGTCCATGCTTGATAAATAAATCCAGCATATGATCCATAAAGCCAACGCCAGTTTTAATATCAGCCTTCCCTTCCCCATCTAAATCAATAGCTACTGAGATTTGCGTTTCATTGGTTGTTCGTTCTACTTTCGCAAAGCGTTTTATTTCTGTCATTGTCCTACTCCTTTTCCCATCCACGTGATTCTACTGCACGTGCATGCCCCTCTAAGCCTTCCATGCGTGCAAGCCGTGCAATTTTTGGTGCATTTTCTGCCCAAGTTTTTTCGCTATAAAAAACAATACTTGATTTTTTCACAAAATCATCGACGTTTAAGCCACTTGCAAAGCGAGCAGTACTATTTGTCGGCAGTATATGGTTTGTCCCAGCAAAGTAATCACCAACTGGTTCAGAGCTATAACGACCGATGAAAATACCACCCGCATGACGAATCTGTTCAGCCACAGCCTCAGCATTTTTCGTTACAATTTCTAAATGCTCAGGTGCTAGTGAATTAACGGCTTCAATTGCATCTGCCATTTTCTCAGCAACATAAATCGCTCCAAAGTTTTCAATAGATGCACGCGCTATCTCCTGACGTGGTAAAGTGGTTAATTGCTTCTCCACTTCATCAGCTACTTTTTTTGCCAACTGCTCAGAAGTCGTCACTAAAATGGCACATGCCAACTGATCATGCTCCGCCTGCGATAAAAGATCCGCTGCAACCTCATCCGCAAATGCAGTATCGTCTGCTAGCACCGCAATTTCACTTGGTCCCGCAATCATATCAATTGATACTTCACCAAATACTTCACGTTTTGCTAGTGCTACAAAAATATTTCCGGGGCCAGTAATTTTATCCACTGGCGAAATGGTTTCTGTACCATATGCAAGTCCTGCAATGGCTTGAGCTCCACCAACTTTATATATTTCCTCTACACCTAAAATTCTCGCAGCAGCAAGTACACCTGGAGGTAATTTTCCATCTCGACCTGCTGGTGAAGATATAACAATGCGTTTCACACCAGCAACTTGTGCAGGAATAACATTCATCAAAACTGACGATGGGTAAGCCGCTATACCCCCTGGAACATACAGGCCCACTGCATCGAGCGCTGTAATTCGTTGCCCTAGCCATGACCCATTTGCTAGCTCTAAGCGATAACCTGATCGCTTTTGCTGCTCATGATAAAGTCGAATATTTTGAGCAGCTTCTGTTAAATCAGCATAAAGCTGTTGATCTATCGCATTTGCGCCTTCTTCTATTTCTTCCTGTGTGACACGTAAATTTTCAGGTGCAAAGCCATCCCATTTCTCTGTATAAAAACGTATAGCCGTGTCGCCCTGTGCTCGCACATCTGCCAATACTTGTCGTACTACCTTTAATTGTTCTTCATTACCACTTTCAAGCTGGCGCTTTAAAGAAATACCCTTTGTTAGCTTTGTTATTTTCATAGGATTACTCCCCTTTTATCTTCATGTTTCTATTTTTTAGTTAACACATTTCTTTAAGCGTCTCACTAGATCGATAATACGATCTCCCTTCATACGATAGCTTACTGGATTAGCAATTAACCGTGATGATACGTCTGTAATAAATTCATATTCCACAAGACCATTTTCTTTAAGCGTTCGGCCAGTTGAAACAATATCGACAATACGATCTGCTAAGCCAATCATAGGTGCCAATTCAATCGATCCATTAAGCTCAATAATTTCTACCTGCTCCCCAATGCCCTTATAATATTTCATAGCAATATTTGGGTATTTCGTGGCTATTCTTGGTGCTATTTCATTCATCACTGTATTAGGCAATCCTGCTGAAGCGATGTAGCATGTACTAATTTTGAGATCCAGCAATTCATGCACTTCTCGTTGCTGTTCTAATAAAACATCCTTCCCTGCTATCCCAATATCTGCAACGCCGTGTTCTACATAAACAGGCACATCCATTGGTTTAGCTAAAATAAAACGAATTTTCTCCTCAGGAATTTCTATCATTAATTTACGGGACATTTCTACTTCTTCAGGTAAATTAAAGCCAGCCTCTAAAAGCATTTGATATGCCTCTTCAAAAATGCGCCCTTTTGGCATAGCAATCGTTAATTCATTCACCGCCAACTTCCTCCTGTCCAACAACAACTACCTCTGAAAAATAAGCTAAAAATGCTTTTTCATCGACTAAGCTACTTCTTAATTGCAAGGTAGCCTGTTTACCTGCCGCTCGTAAAACCTGTACCTTTGCTAGTGCCTCCTCGAATTGCTCTTCCTCAAAAAGCACAACCACTGCCTCTTCACGCTCTTTTGCGAGTCCATTAAGTGTTTCTAAGAGGCGATCAACGCGAATACTAAACCCAGTAGCACCTACTTTTGAGCCAAACACCTCAAGTAATCCGTCATAACGACCACCGTTACCTAATGGGAATCCACTTCCTAATGCAAACACTTCAAATAGCATGCCTGTGTAGTAGCTCATATGACTAGAGAGTGTGAAATCAAAGGCTACATAATCCTCTAAATTTGCAATTTCAAGTAGTTTAGCAAGCTGTTGCATATATTCTAATGCGTCATTTTTTCGCACATATTTTTCAATA
This genomic stretch from Lysinibacillus pakistanensis harbors:
- the hisF gene encoding imidazole glycerol phosphate synthase subunit HisF codes for the protein MLTKRIIPCLDVKEGRVVKGVQFVSLRDAGDPVELAKFYDEQGADELVFLDISASHEGRETMVDVVRQTAATLAIPFTVGGGIRTLDDMKRILRAGADKVSVNTSALERPELIKEGSDFFGAQCIVVAIDARYSDEDGTWMVYTHGGRNKTSWQATEWAREAVRLGAGEILLTSMNQDGEKSGFDLALTKAVREAVTVPVIASGGAGNAEHFYEVLADDVDADAALAASIFHYKETSVAQVKEYLREKGVAVR
- a CDS encoding tetratricopeptide repeat protein, yielding MEKKHQKENLTNVVSFIPTGDYYYKKSIQAMNSGQMNKAYKYLQRAVDLSPDDPMILLQLAIVELEGQRFEEAYDLLRHAYQIDPENLEIIFYMAEVSGCVGMIQDAKRFAEQYLQKEPDGAYADEAAEILEFVAFEQDDFEELDGTGEDLYRQEQARRCMEKGDFPEAINILEELIEDRPDFWSAYNNLALAYFYVGEAEQAKALLNTVLRENKGNLHALCNLTVIAYYEKNEEELKDLLNVLVKIQPYTWEHRYKLGATLALVGQYDLAFKWLRSMQKRGYIGDAGFYFWLSHAAYFSGHKEISKSAWEQLLELDPDKEGFEPWREQENVYELDALEHDRDYIVEKLESNYTSERIFGLFLLSCTAHKQEIIAHPKWIDVEQYGSFEKLFLAYALGHHFDMKNKVEASFLRAVSVPEILLEQYGKLTALIAPMFQMWFVLCEQALNSNYRFTNPAAIAGANDFLFRSSRMLKVTKKEIAQQYGVSVATLSKYIDEILKFLPNGHK
- the hisH gene encoding imidazole glycerol phosphate synthase subunit HisH, whose translation is MKIGVIDYGMGNLFSVEQALVRLGCEVVVTADEKALDKADALLLPGVGAFPDAMKRLAETKLDGYLQRVKADNRPLLGICLGMQLLFEESEEVTATKGLGFFKGSIKRFAGVNDGQAYRVPHMGWNELIMTNRPTWLTALPPAKHVYFVHSFYATDINETELVAYADYHGIWVPGIVATGSVTGMQFHPEKSGELGVFLLQQWLKGVASC
- the hisG gene encoding ATP phosphoribosyltransferase; protein product: MNELTIAMPKGRIFEEAYQMLLEAGFNLPEEVEMSRKLMIEIPEEKIRFILAKPMDVPVYVEHGVADIGIAGKDVLLEQQREVHELLDLKISTCYIASAGLPNTVMNEIAPRIATKYPNIAMKYYKGIGEQVEIIELNGSIELAPMIGLADRIVDIVSTGRTLKENGLVEYEFITDVSSRLIANPVSYRMKGDRIIDLVRRLKKCVN
- the hisB gene encoding imidazoleglycerol-phosphate dehydratase HisB; the encoded protein is MTEIKRFAKVERTTNETQISVAIDLDGEGKADIKTGVGFMDHMLDLFIKHGLFDGTIQANGDTYIDDHHTTEDLGIVLGQAIREALGDKKGIKRYGTAFVPMDDALAQVVVDCSNRPHLEYRVPQLKEKVGSFDTELVHEFLWKFALEARMNVHVIVPYGQNTHHIIEAIFKALARAIDAAVEIDPRVKGVPSTKGLLT
- the hisIE gene encoding bifunctional phosphoribosyl-AMP cyclohydrolase/phosphoribosyl-ATP diphosphatase HisIE, which gives rise to MIDSIKFDDKGLVTAVVQDANTKEVLTVAYMNKESLKKTLESGETWFYSRSRQELWHKGATSGHTQKVVSMKADCDGDALVVEVLPAGPACHNGTTSCFTKLIQQNTKVGSVEIISKLVNVIAKREQEMPEGAYTTYLFDKGIDKICKKVGEEATEVVIGAKNRDAEEVKWEAADLLYHLLVLLQEQKVSVYDVLHVLEKRHEEK
- the hisD gene encoding histidinol dehydrogenase, producing the protein MKITKLTKGISLKRQLESGNEEQLKVVRQVLADVRAQGDTAIRFYTEKWDGFAPENLRVTQEEIEEGANAIDQQLYADLTEAAQNIRLYHEQQKRSGYRLELANGSWLGQRITALDAVGLYVPGGIAAYPSSVLMNVIPAQVAGVKRIVISSPAGRDGKLPPGVLAAARILGVEEIYKVGGAQAIAGLAYGTETISPVDKITGPGNIFVALAKREVFGEVSIDMIAGPSEIAVLADDTAFADEVAADLLSQAEHDQLACAILVTTSEQLAKKVADEVEKQLTTLPRQEIARASIENFGAIYVAEKMADAIEAVNSLAPEHLEIVTKNAEAVAEQIRHAGGIFIGRYSSEPVGDYFAGTNHILPTNSTARFASGLNVDDFVKKSSIVFYSEKTWAENAPKIARLARMEGLEGHARAVESRGWEKE